GTGGGCGGGTGGATCGGCGTGCCATCCGCACGGCCATTGACGTGCTGCAACGTGGAACATGTCTCGTCATGTTTCCCGAAGGCCACCGGTCGCGAACCGGGAAGCTCGGCCCTTTGCAGCCCGGCATTGTGTCGATTGCGCGCAAAGCTGGCGCGGTCATTCAACCGGTCGGCATTCGAGGGCGGTATCGGTTGTTTCAGCGCATTGAGGTGCGTTTCGGAACGCCCATTCAAGTCGGCGATCGGACAGATGCGGAGATCCTGCAAAACCTTCGTGATCAGCTGATGGCCCTCTGTGGACAAACCGAACTTCCTCTTTAATGGACGAGTGGTTTCCCTTACGGGGCAGGACTGTGTTACAGTAGGCGTATACAAAGTTGGGTGTGGTGATTCCAAAAGGGCGTTTGGGGCTTGTTCAATTTGGTATGCTATAGGTAACCTTTGTGGAAGGTCAACGTGGGCTTGGCGTCGCTTG
This is a stretch of genomic DNA from Alicyclobacillus vulcanalis. It encodes these proteins:
- a CDS encoding lysophospholipid acyltransferase family protein; translation: MSGDTTDLPRTPFYRFARAVVTTFFHTCFRLRVEGIEQLPRQGGVIIASNHLSNFDPPLLGILVPRYIRFMGKAELFRIPVLRRIFVALGGFPIERGRVDRRAIRTAIDVLQRGTCLVMFPEGHRSRTGKLGPLQPGIVSIARKAGAVIQPVGIRGRYRLFQRIEVRFGTPIQVGDRTDAEILQNLRDQLMALCGQTELPL